The following proteins come from a genomic window of Streptomyces liliiviolaceus:
- a CDS encoding ABC transporter ATP-binding protein, protein MSMETTAWTQLYSVMNAQRERRPFARATLRRIAGFARPHRRRIGQFVVLSVATALLAVATPVLAGRVVDAIVAGGDEGTVVRLALLIAVIALAEAALGLVSRWFSATLGEGLIVDLRTAVFDHVQRMPVAFFTRTRTGALVSRLNNDVIGAQRAFSNTLSGVVGNVVTLLLTLAVMLTLSWQITLLALVLLPVFVIPARRVGRRMARLQREAADLNAAMGTRMTERFSAPGATLVKLFGRPAEESAEFAARARRVRDIGVRTAMAQTAFITALTLVSALALALVYGLGGWYALRGSLEPGAVVSLALLLTRLYAPLTSLAGARVEVMSALVSFERVFEVLDLKPLIEEKPDARAVPEGPASVEFTDVRFAYPSADKVSLASLEEVAALDTRGGAEVLHGISFRAEPGQTVALVGSSGAGKSTVAALLPRLYDADGGSVRIGGVDVRDLSAESMRATLGMVTQDGHLFHESVRANLLLARPDAAEDDLWEVLRRARLEDLVRSLPDGLDTVVGERGYRLSGGERQRMTIARLLLARQRVVVLDEATAHLDNTSEAAVQAALAEALEGRTAVVIAHRLSTVRAADLILVVEAGHIVERGTHDELLTAGGRYAQLYRTQFDKPVRDGRGVADGAEVAGIAVAGGTVAPGAVA, encoded by the coding sequence ATGAGTATGGAGACGACAGCCTGGACGCAGTTGTACAGCGTCATGAACGCCCAGCGGGAGCGCCGGCCCTTCGCCCGCGCCACCCTCCGACGTATCGCCGGATTCGCCCGTCCGCACCGGCGCCGGATCGGACAGTTCGTGGTGCTGAGCGTGGCGACGGCCCTGCTCGCCGTGGCGACGCCGGTCCTCGCCGGACGTGTGGTGGACGCGATCGTGGCCGGCGGCGACGAGGGGACGGTCGTCCGGCTCGCCCTGCTCATCGCGGTGATCGCGCTCGCCGAGGCGGCGCTCGGCCTGGTGAGCCGCTGGTTCTCCGCGACGCTGGGCGAGGGGCTCATCGTCGATCTGCGGACAGCCGTGTTCGATCATGTGCAGCGCATGCCGGTCGCGTTCTTCACACGCACTCGTACGGGCGCGCTCGTCAGTCGTCTCAACAACGACGTGATCGGAGCCCAGCGTGCCTTCAGCAACACCCTCTCCGGAGTGGTCGGCAACGTCGTGACCCTGCTGCTCACGCTCGCCGTGATGCTCACCCTGTCCTGGCAGATCACCCTGCTGGCGCTCGTCCTGCTCCCGGTGTTCGTGATCCCGGCCCGCCGGGTGGGCAGGCGCATGGCGAGACTCCAGCGCGAGGCCGCCGACCTCAACGCCGCGATGGGCACGCGGATGACCGAACGCTTCTCCGCGCCCGGCGCCACCCTGGTCAAACTCTTCGGCCGCCCCGCCGAGGAGTCCGCGGAGTTCGCCGCCCGCGCCCGCCGCGTACGGGACATCGGCGTGCGCACGGCGATGGCGCAGACCGCGTTCATCACGGCCCTCACCCTCGTCTCCGCCCTGGCCCTTGCGCTGGTCTACGGCCTCGGCGGCTGGTACGCCCTGCGCGGCAGCCTGGAGCCGGGCGCCGTCGTCTCGCTGGCCCTCCTGCTGACCCGCCTGTACGCGCCCCTCACCTCGCTCGCCGGGGCGCGCGTCGAGGTCATGAGCGCGCTGGTCAGCTTCGAGCGCGTCTTCGAGGTGCTCGACCTGAAGCCGCTCATCGAGGAGAAACCGGACGCCCGCGCGGTGCCCGAGGGACCGGCCTCCGTCGAGTTCACCGACGTCCGCTTCGCCTACCCGTCCGCCGACAAGGTCTCCCTCGCCTCCCTGGAGGAGGTCGCCGCGCTCGACACCCGGGGCGGCGCCGAGGTCCTGCACGGCATCTCCTTCCGCGCGGAACCCGGCCAGACCGTCGCCCTCGTCGGCTCGTCCGGCGCGGGCAAGTCCACCGTCGCCGCACTGCTGCCCCGGCTGTACGACGCCGACGGGGGCTCCGTACGCATCGGCGGCGTCGATGTCCGCGACCTGAGCGCCGAGTCGATGCGGGCGACCCTCGGCATGGTCACCCAGGACGGCCACCTCTTCCACGAGTCGGTCCGCGCCAACCTCCTCCTCGCCCGGCCGGACGCCGCCGAGGACGACCTGTGGGAGGTGCTGCGCCGGGCCCGCCTCGAAGACCTCGTGCGCTCCCTGCCCGACGGCCTCGACACGGTGGTCGGCGAGCGCGGCTACCGGCTCTCCGGCGGCGAACGCCAGCGCATGACCATCGCCCGGCTGCTACTCGCCCGCCAGCGCGTGGTCGTCCTCGACGAGGCCACCGCCCACCTGGACAACACCTCGGAGGCCGCCGTCCAGGCGGCCCTCGCCGAAGCCCTGGAGGGACGCACCGCGGTCGTCATCGCCCACCGGCTGTCGACGGTGCGGGCCGCCGATCTGATCCTGGTGGTCGAGGCGGGCCACATCGTCGAACGCGGCACGCACGACGAGCTGTTGACCGCGGGCGGCCGGTACGCGCAGCTGTACCGCACCCAGTTCGACAAACCGGTCCGCGACGGCCGAGGCGTGGCGGACGGGGCGGAAGTGGCCGGGATCGCTGTTGCGGGAGGGACGGTCGCGCCTGGAGCGGTCGCGTAG
- a CDS encoding Wzz/FepE/Etk N-terminal domain-containing protein, which yields MTTSTTAESSAATPLLDLHALVVAVRRRRRLWGSVALLGLLLGAAVAVLLPPSPSATAKVLVVHQDDQPNDTGTLIRTDVALLGTTRIADKALQALKSPEKPEDFMKDYRGTGLTNNLLQIDVTGKSDEEAVARAKALADAFVADHVRRMREAAQAEAKALLDQRDRMRDELTEVNNAIGDRSPESDPQASAGLESLFARRALLNSRIADFDQRAADARTGTPKVIAGTQIVDAPRAVEHSLPRSAATNAVIGLVLGLVLGLGLAAVGTVVADRPVLRKEIAANLGASVVAELRAIPRWSAGLWRPRRTRAARERLTATLARAVRGSAEPVSLLELGCARSTSVIALNVARALATEGPVVVIDGLPGRELANSRQEPGGPTVVRGEDAAAVPKQARRLGVGSVAPGTAWTDLQYLGGQTVLVVRAGHGSAAWLHTVARQLADQRIPVIGVVLIDPDPRDRTDGTLWDGLHTALRGAHERPARQAGTGQPRTERPSMTAARVPYSDQEAR from the coding sequence ATGACGACGAGTACGACAGCGGAGTCGTCGGCCGCCACCCCGCTGCTCGATCTGCACGCGCTGGTCGTGGCGGTGCGCAGGCGCCGCCGCCTCTGGGGTTCCGTGGCACTGCTGGGGCTGCTGCTCGGCGCGGCCGTGGCCGTCCTGCTGCCGCCCTCGCCGAGCGCGACGGCCAAGGTGCTGGTCGTGCACCAGGACGACCAGCCGAACGACACCGGCACACTGATCCGTACCGACGTCGCGCTGCTCGGCACCACACGGATCGCCGACAAGGCCCTCCAAGCCCTCAAGTCCCCGGAGAAACCGGAGGACTTCATGAAGGACTACCGGGGCACCGGCCTGACCAACAACCTGCTGCAGATCGATGTGACGGGCAAGAGCGACGAGGAGGCGGTGGCCCGCGCCAAGGCGCTCGCCGACGCCTTCGTCGCGGACCATGTGCGCAGGATGCGGGAGGCCGCGCAGGCCGAGGCCAAGGCCCTGCTCGACCAGCGCGACCGCATGCGGGACGAGCTCACCGAGGTCAACAACGCGATCGGCGACCGTTCACCGGAGAGCGACCCCCAGGCGTCGGCGGGCCTTGAGTCCCTCTTCGCCCGCCGCGCCCTGCTCAACTCGCGGATCGCCGACTTCGACCAGCGCGCCGCGGACGCGCGCACCGGTACACCCAAGGTCATCGCCGGCACCCAGATCGTGGACGCCCCGCGCGCGGTCGAGCACTCCCTGCCCCGATCGGCCGCCACCAACGCGGTGATCGGGCTCGTCCTCGGGCTGGTCCTCGGCCTCGGCCTCGCCGCGGTCGGCACGGTGGTGGCGGACCGCCCCGTACTGCGCAAGGAGATCGCGGCGAACCTGGGCGCCTCCGTCGTCGCGGAACTGCGCGCGATACCCCGCTGGTCGGCCGGGCTCTGGCGCCCCCGGCGGACCCGCGCGGCCCGCGAACGCCTCACCGCGACCCTGGCCCGCGCCGTACGAGGCTCCGCGGAACCCGTCTCGCTGCTCGAACTGGGCTGTGCGCGCAGCACCAGCGTGATCGCCCTGAACGTCGCCCGAGCACTGGCGACGGAGGGACCGGTCGTCGTCATCGACGGTCTGCCCGGACGGGAACTCGCCAACAGCCGGCAGGAGCCCGGCGGCCCCACCGTGGTCAGGGGCGAGGACGCCGCGGCCGTACCGAAACAGGCCCGCCGGCTCGGCGTCGGCTCGGTCGCGCCCGGCACCGCGTGGACCGACCTCCAGTACCTCGGCGGCCAGACAGTGCTCGTCGTGCGCGCCGGACACGGCAGCGCGGCCTGGCTGCACACCGTGGCACGGCAACTCGCCGACCAGCGCATCCCGGTGATCGGCGTGGTGCTGATCGACCCCGATCCGCGCGACCGCACCGACGGCACGCTGTGGGACGGGCTGCACACCGCGCTACGCGGCGCCCATGAGCGGCCCGCCCGGCAGGCCGGGACAGGCCAGCCGCGAACCGAACGGCCCTCCATGACGGCCGCACGCGTCCCGTACAGCGACCAGGAGGCCAGGTAG
- a CDS encoding lysylphosphatidylglycerol synthase transmembrane domain-containing protein yields the protein MTVERLPHSLPRRLPVRQILCLLPLALVAVVAVQHRSVLAEGFGYLASAKWPWLLAAAAATCMTWVAASVTRQGALVQKLPKRRLLATQFAAGAANHLLPTGLGASAVNLRFMTVCGVPLARSSSALALYLLAESVARVGLLLGLLIAFPDALRVGGLLPDGAVGPLLLTVGAVVLVAVTVLLLVRRVRTAVFSFLRTALGEARSVHTRPVRALALWGGSFSFPVFQAAGLAAVGQALGLPVPPLHIAVAYLAATVAVALVPTPGGIGSVEAALIVALVAAGGPAALATAVVLAYRIITVWLPLLPGALTLGALVRLKMI from the coding sequence GTGACGGTCGAACGGCTCCCCCACAGCCTCCCCAGACGCCTTCCGGTCCGGCAGATCCTCTGCCTGCTCCCGCTCGCCCTCGTGGCCGTGGTCGCGGTGCAGCACCGGTCCGTGCTCGCGGAGGGCTTTGGGTATCTCGCCTCGGCGAAGTGGCCCTGGCTGCTGGCCGCCGCCGCCGCGACCTGTATGACGTGGGTGGCGGCCTCCGTCACCCGGCAGGGCGCCCTCGTCCAGAAGCTGCCCAAACGGCGGCTGCTGGCGACGCAGTTCGCGGCGGGCGCGGCCAACCACCTCCTGCCGACGGGCCTCGGCGCGAGCGCCGTCAATCTGCGGTTCATGACGGTGTGCGGGGTTCCGCTGGCCCGCTCGTCATCGGCGCTCGCGCTGTATCTGCTGGCGGAGTCCGTCGCCCGGGTCGGGCTGCTGCTGGGCCTGCTGATCGCCTTCCCGGACGCGCTGCGGGTGGGCGGGCTCCTCCCGGACGGCGCGGTGGGCCCGCTGCTGCTCACCGTCGGCGCGGTGGTGCTGGTCGCGGTGACGGTTCTGTTGCTCGTACGGCGGGTGCGGACCGCCGTGTTCTCCTTCCTGCGGACCGCGCTGGGCGAGGCGCGGTCGGTGCACACGCGGCCCGTTCGCGCGCTGGCGCTGTGGGGCGGCTCGTTCTCGTTCCCCGTCTTCCAGGCGGCGGGGCTGGCCGCGGTCGGCCAGGCGCTGGGGCTGCCGGTGCCTCCGCTGCACATCGCGGTCGCCTATCTGGCGGCCACGGTCGCCGTCGCGCTGGTGCCGACGCCGGGCGGGATCGGCTCGGTGGAGGCCGCGCTGATCGTGGCGCTGGTCGCGGCGGGCGGGCCTGCCGCCCTGGCGACGGCGGTGGTGCTCGCCTACCGCATCATTACGGTGTGGCTGCCGCTGCTGCCGGGGGCGCTCACGCTGGGCGCGCTGGTGCGGCTGAAGATGATCTGA
- a CDS encoding nucleotide sugar dehydrogenase, translating to MKVSVFGLGYVGCVSAACLASMGHEVIGVDVNQVKVDLVNEGKAPVVEERIGELIADVVRTGALRATDDVREAIMDSEISLVCVGTPSEANGSLCTTYLERVTEEIGAALAERGGRHTVVFRSTMLPGTCLNLLLPILEKYVGGTAGVDVGVAVNPEFLREGTSVRDFFDPPKTVIGELDRASGDAVRALYDGLPGEVFRVPVPTAEAIKYADNAFHGLKIGFANELGAVCQALGVDSHQVIDVFLADRKLNISPAYLRPGFAFGGSCLPKDLRSLVHAAQRADVQVPILSHVLPSNSAHLQRAVEMVERTGKRRAGLFGLSFKPGTDDLRESPLVELAERLFGKGYDLKIYDANVSLSRLLGANREYIETRLPHLAHLLADSVEEVLDHADVCLIGTRDPAVLSALPHGEGPVLIDLIHLPDAEARRTEPGYMGLAW from the coding sequence ATGAAGGTCAGCGTTTTCGGGCTCGGCTACGTGGGCTGCGTATCAGCCGCGTGCCTGGCCAGCATGGGGCACGAGGTCATCGGGGTGGACGTCAACCAGGTCAAGGTCGACCTGGTCAACGAGGGCAAGGCCCCGGTGGTGGAGGAACGTATCGGCGAACTCATCGCCGACGTCGTACGGACCGGCGCCCTGAGAGCCACGGACGACGTCCGTGAGGCGATCATGGACAGCGAGATCTCGCTGGTCTGCGTGGGCACACCCTCGGAGGCCAACGGCAGCCTGTGCACCACCTACCTGGAGCGCGTCACCGAGGAGATCGGCGCCGCGCTCGCCGAACGGGGCGGACGGCACACCGTCGTGTTCCGCAGCACCATGCTCCCGGGCACCTGTCTGAACCTGCTCCTGCCGATCCTGGAGAAGTACGTCGGCGGCACGGCCGGCGTGGACGTCGGGGTCGCGGTCAACCCGGAGTTCCTGCGCGAGGGCACCAGCGTGCGGGACTTCTTCGACCCGCCCAAGACCGTCATCGGCGAACTCGACCGGGCGAGCGGCGACGCCGTGCGGGCGCTGTACGACGGCCTGCCCGGCGAGGTGTTCCGGGTACCGGTCCCGACGGCCGAGGCGATCAAGTACGCCGACAACGCCTTCCACGGCCTCAAGATCGGCTTCGCGAACGAACTGGGCGCCGTCTGCCAGGCGCTCGGGGTGGACTCGCACCAGGTCATCGACGTCTTCCTGGCCGACCGCAAGCTGAACATCAGCCCCGCCTATCTGCGGCCCGGCTTCGCCTTCGGCGGCTCCTGCCTGCCCAAGGACCTGCGCAGCCTGGTCCACGCGGCACAGCGCGCCGACGTCCAGGTGCCCATCCTGTCCCATGTGCTGCCCTCCAACTCCGCCCATCTGCAACGCGCGGTGGAGATGGTCGAACGCACCGGCAAACGCCGGGCCGGACTCTTCGGGCTGTCCTTCAAACCCGGCACCGACGACCTGCGCGAGAGCCCGCTCGTCGAACTGGCGGAACGTCTCTTCGGCAAGGGCTACGACCTGAAGATCTACGACGCCAACGTCAGCCTCTCCAGGCTGCTCGGCGCGAACCGCGAGTACATCGAAACCCGGCTGCCGCACCTCGCGCACCTCCTCGCGGACTCCGTGGAAGAAGTGCTCGACCACGCCGACGTCTGCCTGATCGGCACCCGCGATCCGGCCGTCCTGTCGGCACTGCCCCATGGCGAGGGCCCCGTGCTCATCGATCTCATCCACCTTCCCGACGCCGAGGCGCGCCGGACCGAACCGGGGTACATGGGCCTTGCTTGGTAA
- a CDS encoding glycosyltransferase family 4 protein, producing MLGNTSSDDTTGTDTTGTDRPGTDTTGRRALVLVENLSVPFDRRVWQECTTLRDAGWEVHVICPRGTKRDTEPEAVIDGVRIHRYPLRAATGGPAGYLREYGAALWHTLRLARKVGPVDVVHACNPPDLLFLPALWMKRRGARFVFDQHDLVPELYLSRFDRGEDLLYRGVCALERMTYRAADIVLATNESYRDVAVSRGGQRPEDVFVVRSAPQTDRFRPVPPEPELKRGKPHLLCYLGVMGPQDGVDYALRALAKLRDDLGRTDWHAVFVGSGDAFDAMVELSRKLGLSEQVQFTGRIPDADLVRYLSTADVCLSPDPRNPLNDVSTMNKVLEYMAMGRPIVSFDLREARVSAGDAAVYAPANDEAEFAKLVALLLDDPAKRAEMGRTGQERIGGQLSWRNSQAALLAAYTAACRDRTPVSAGGPTRTGRRPLR from the coding sequence TTGCTTGGTAACACATCGTCCGACGACACGACCGGCACCGACACGACCGGCACCGACCGGCCCGGCACCGACACGACCGGCCGGCGCGCGCTGGTTCTCGTGGAGAACCTGTCGGTGCCCTTCGACCGGCGGGTCTGGCAGGAGTGCACGACACTGCGCGACGCGGGCTGGGAGGTCCACGTCATCTGCCCGCGGGGAACCAAACGGGACACCGAGCCGGAGGCGGTGATCGACGGGGTGCGGATCCACCGCTACCCGTTGCGCGCCGCCACCGGCGGACCGGCCGGCTATCTGCGGGAGTACGGAGCGGCGCTGTGGCACACGCTCCGGCTGGCCCGCAAGGTCGGCCCGGTCGACGTGGTCCACGCCTGCAACCCGCCCGACCTGCTGTTCCTGCCCGCGCTGTGGATGAAGCGGCGCGGCGCACGGTTCGTCTTCGACCAGCACGACCTGGTGCCCGAGCTGTACCTCTCCCGGTTCGACCGCGGCGAGGACCTGCTCTACCGCGGCGTGTGCGCGCTGGAACGGATGACGTACCGGGCCGCGGACATCGTGCTCGCCACGAACGAGAGCTACCGCGACGTCGCGGTCAGCCGGGGCGGGCAGCGGCCCGAGGACGTCTTCGTGGTGCGCAGCGCGCCCCAGACCGACCGGTTCCGGCCGGTACCGCCCGAGCCGGAACTCAAGCGCGGCAAGCCCCATCTGCTGTGCTACCTCGGCGTCATGGGCCCCCAGGACGGCGTCGACTACGCCCTGCGGGCCCTCGCGAAGCTGCGCGACGACCTCGGCCGGACCGACTGGCACGCGGTGTTCGTCGGCTCCGGCGACGCCTTCGACGCCATGGTGGAGCTGTCCCGCAAGCTCGGGCTCTCCGAACAGGTGCAGTTCACCGGTCGCATCCCGGACGCCGACCTGGTGCGCTACCTGTCCACCGCGGACGTGTGCCTGTCACCCGACCCGCGCAACCCGCTCAACGACGTGTCGACCATGAACAAGGTCCTGGAGTACATGGCCATGGGCCGGCCGATCGTCTCCTTCGACCTCCGTGAGGCACGCGTCTCCGCCGGCGACGCCGCCGTCTACGCGCCCGCCAACGACGAGGCCGAGTTCGCGAAGCTCGTCGCGCTGCTGCTGGACGACCCGGCGAAGCGGGCCGAGATGGGCAGGACCGGCCAGGAGCGGATCGGCGGACAGCTCTCCTGGCGGAACTCGCAGGCGGCACTGCTCGCCGCCTACACCGCTGCCTGCCGCGACCGCACCCCGGTGTCGGCGGGCGGCCCCACCCGCACAGGGAGGAGGCCGCTCCGTTGA
- a CDS encoding crotonase/enoyl-CoA hydratase family protein → MPVRIERQGYVTTVVLSRPEARNAVDGPTAAELAGAFRAFEADESARAAVLWGEGGTFCAGADLKALGTERANRVAEDGDGPMGPTRMRLSKPVIAAVAGHAVAGGLELALWCDLRIAEEDAVFGVFCRRWGVPLIDGGTVRLPRIVGTGRAMDMILTGRPVPASEAYGMGLANRVVPTGRARAEAEELAATIAGFPQACLRRDRSSVLDQEGLTERAALGVELRHGRGVLAESMEGAARFSAGAGRHGSFSDS, encoded by the coding sequence ATGCCGGTCAGGATCGAGCGCCAGGGGTACGTCACCACGGTCGTCCTCAGCAGACCCGAGGCCCGCAACGCGGTCGACGGGCCCACCGCGGCCGAACTCGCGGGCGCCTTCCGGGCGTTCGAGGCCGACGAGTCCGCCCGGGCGGCCGTGCTGTGGGGTGAGGGCGGGACCTTCTGCGCCGGGGCCGATCTGAAAGCGCTCGGCACCGAGCGCGCCAACCGCGTCGCCGAGGACGGGGACGGGCCGATGGGGCCGACCCGGATGCGGCTGTCGAAGCCGGTGATCGCCGCGGTCGCGGGCCACGCCGTGGCGGGCGGTCTCGAACTGGCCCTCTGGTGCGATCTGCGAATCGCCGAGGAGGACGCGGTCTTCGGGGTCTTCTGCCGCCGCTGGGGCGTGCCGCTCATCGACGGCGGAACGGTACGGCTCCCCCGGATCGTCGGCACCGGCCGCGCGATGGACATGATCCTGACCGGCCGTCCGGTGCCCGCCTCCGAGGCGTACGGGATGGGTCTCGCGAACCGGGTGGTCCCGACGGGCCGGGCGCGCGCGGAGGCCGAGGAACTGGCCGCCACGATCGCCGGGTTCCCGCAGGCGTGTCTGCGCCGCGACCGGAGTTCGGTCCTCGACCAGGAGGGCCTGACCGAGCGCGCCGCGCTGGGCGTCGAACTGCGGCACGGGAGGGGCGTACTGGCGGAAAGCATGGAGGGGGCGGCGCGGTTCTCGGCGGGAGCCGGGCGCCATGGATCGTTCAGTGACTCCTGA
- a CDS encoding Wzz/FepE/Etk N-terminal domain-containing protein has product MSDDTIRLVTIGRILRRRRRLLALLVVVGGLVGYGASVLFPPTYTASASVLLPGQWEERELLTQAEIATSSVVIDRVAATLHWQGVSGSDLRDEVTAAAANGNIIKISGTADTPERAQRLADRSAQQFVAFAARVAGDSTDSDAATGPEALRQQVEETNRRITDLSKAANPGQTVESVQTRTALANLRTALEEAMQKLDEADPATSKAGMVVMGPAARPTGEAPPTRVQLIAGGALLAFLLTVVAHLAAARMNRRLRTEPEIAAALGSTLLGTVDVPEERPAHGQRDRGRAARIRRLLGVDTRWDAPDPQNSADEAGRRIRYRRVCVRLRNKLPAPRRLLVVVPDGDGTARRAADQLVAEAKSDPVLRVVDVAMSQPLLPDRDTESGVLVVLSAGSWTAAELAAVAEAGADAGHEIVGIVVADTVRARPARSTDRPADSTPLALAVPGSTTGGPA; this is encoded by the coding sequence TTGAGCGACGACACGATACGCCTGGTCACGATCGGGCGGATTCTCCGCCGGCGCCGGCGGCTCCTCGCCCTCCTCGTGGTGGTGGGCGGGCTCGTCGGCTACGGCGCCTCGGTGCTGTTCCCGCCGACGTACACGGCCTCGGCATCGGTCCTGCTGCCGGGGCAGTGGGAGGAGCGCGAACTGCTCACCCAGGCGGAGATCGCGACCAGTTCGGTCGTGATCGACCGCGTGGCCGCCACCCTCCACTGGCAGGGCGTCAGCGGCAGCGACCTGCGGGACGAGGTGACCGCCGCCGCGGCCAACGGGAACATCATCAAGATCTCGGGCACGGCCGACACCCCGGAGCGCGCCCAGCGGCTCGCCGACCGGTCTGCCCAGCAGTTCGTCGCCTTCGCCGCGCGCGTCGCGGGCGACAGCACCGACTCCGACGCGGCCACGGGCCCCGAGGCCCTGCGTCAGCAGGTGGAGGAGACCAACCGCCGGATCACCGACCTGTCCAAGGCCGCGAATCCGGGACAGACCGTGGAGAGCGTGCAGACCCGCACCGCGCTCGCGAATCTGCGCACAGCGCTGGAAGAGGCCATGCAGAAACTCGACGAGGCCGACCCGGCGACCAGCAAGGCCGGCATGGTGGTCATGGGCCCGGCGGCCCGGCCGACCGGCGAGGCGCCACCGACCAGGGTGCAACTCATCGCCGGCGGGGCGCTGCTGGCGTTCCTGCTCACCGTCGTCGCCCATCTAGCCGCCGCCCGGATGAACCGCCGGCTGCGCACCGAACCGGAGATCGCCGCGGCACTGGGCTCGACACTGCTCGGCACCGTCGACGTACCCGAGGAACGGCCCGCGCACGGGCAGCGGGACCGCGGCCGGGCGGCCCGGATCCGCCGGCTGCTCGGCGTCGACACCCGGTGGGACGCCCCGGACCCGCAGAATTCCGCGGACGAGGCCGGCCGCCGGATCCGCTACCGGCGGGTGTGCGTACGCCTGCGCAACAAGCTGCCGGCCCCCCGGCGGCTGCTCGTCGTCGTACCGGACGGCGACGGGACCGCCCGCCGGGCCGCCGACCAGCTCGTCGCCGAGGCCAAGAGCGATCCGGTGCTGCGGGTGGTGGACGTCGCGATGTCCCAGCCGCTGCTCCCCGACCGCGACACCGAGTCCGGCGTCCTGGTCGTGCTCAGCGCGGGCAGCTGGACCGCCGCGGAGCTCGCCGCCGTCGCCGAGGCCGGCGCGGACGCCGGACACGAGATCGTCGGCATCGTCGTCGCCGACACGGTCCGGGCCCGGCCGGCGCGGTCCACGGACCGGCCCGCGGACAGCACCCCGCTGGCGCTCGCGGTTCCCGGCAGCACCACGGGAGGTCCGGCATGA
- a CDS encoding sugar transferase — protein MQRGDLVNPFPSARGRLANETISRPASDWEQRYRRTVIITDTVATAVVVAGIGNFFGARDAANWHEKWVILAFGTELLVLGALAVSRSWAPAVLGQGAEEFRRLGRSLFTAAVVLALGGIALTSRNIKLWIFVAIPAIAIVTMIARYLLRLRLHRQRKEGQCLRPVLAAGSPETVRDLITRARKFPHLGWRVDGVCTTDGLGPDGDELDGVPVVGRLADVANHVRRDGYRVVAVTPDPHWSPDRLQRLAWNLEGSDAEMVVAPVLMEVAGPRLHVDAVLGIPLLRVSMPAFTGGRRAVKGIVDRLGAAVLLMLFAPLMVLVGLLVMTNSRGGAFYRQRRVGKDGQEFTIYKFRTMVAGADRARTALADRNEGAGLLFKLRRDPRVTRVGAVLRRYSIDELPQLFNVLTGSMSLVGPRPPLPEESAAYGPDIRRRLLVKPGLTGLWQISGRSDLPWEEAVRLDLRYVEDWSLALDTVILWKTLRAVLYGHGAY, from the coding sequence GTGCAGCGGGGGGATCTAGTCAACCCTTTTCCGTCGGCACGCGGGCGACTGGCGAACGAGACCATCAGCCGGCCCGCGAGCGACTGGGAACAGCGCTACCGCCGTACCGTGATCATCACCGACACGGTGGCGACCGCTGTCGTGGTGGCGGGGATCGGCAACTTCTTCGGGGCCCGGGACGCGGCCAACTGGCACGAGAAATGGGTGATCCTCGCCTTCGGCACCGAACTGCTGGTGCTCGGAGCGCTCGCGGTGAGCCGGTCGTGGGCTCCGGCCGTGCTCGGCCAGGGAGCCGAGGAATTCCGCCGGCTCGGACGCTCGCTGTTCACCGCGGCCGTCGTCCTGGCGCTCGGGGGAATCGCCCTGACCTCGCGCAACATCAAACTCTGGATCTTCGTCGCGATACCCGCGATCGCGATCGTCACCATGATCGCGCGCTATCTGCTGCGCCTCAGGCTGCACAGACAGCGCAAGGAAGGGCAGTGCCTGAGACCGGTGCTGGCCGCCGGGAGCCCGGAGACCGTACGTGATCTGATCACCCGCGCCCGCAAGTTCCCGCACCTCGGCTGGCGGGTGGACGGGGTCTGCACGACCGACGGACTCGGGCCCGACGGCGACGAGTTGGACGGAGTGCCGGTCGTCGGCCGGCTGGCCGACGTCGCCAACCACGTACGCCGTGACGGCTACCGGGTCGTCGCCGTCACGCCGGACCCGCACTGGTCACCGGACCGGCTGCAGCGGCTGGCCTGGAACCTCGAAGGCAGCGACGCCGAGATGGTCGTGGCCCCGGTGCTGATGGAGGTGGCCGGCCCGCGGCTGCACGTCGACGCCGTCCTCGGGATCCCGCTGCTGCGGGTCAGCATGCCGGCCTTCACCGGCGGACGCCGGGCGGTCAAAGGCATCGTCGACCGGCTGGGCGCGGCGGTCCTGCTGATGCTGTTCGCACCGCTGATGGTGCTCGTCGGGCTGCTCGTGATGACGAACAGCCGGGGCGGGGCGTTCTACCGCCAGCGAAGAGTCGGCAAGGACGGCCAGGAGTTCACCATCTACAAGTTCCGCACGATGGTCGCCGGGGCCGACCGGGCCCGTACCGCGCTGGCCGACCGCAACGAAGGCGCAGGTCTGCTGTTCAAGCTCCGCCGGGATCCACGGGTGACCCGGGTGGGAGCGGTACTGCGCCGCTACTCGATCGACGAACTGCCGCAGCTGTTCAACGTACTCACCGGATCGATGTCGCTCGTCGGCCCGAGACCCCCGCTGCCGGAGGAGTCCGCGGCGTACGGCCCGGACATCCGGCGGCGGTTGCTGGTCAAACCAGGACTCACCGGTCTGTGGCAGATCAGCGGGCGCAGTGACCTGCCGTGGGAGGAGGCGGTCCGCCTCGACCTGCGGTACGTGGAGGACTGGTCGCTCGCCCTGGACACGGTGATCTTGTGGAAGACGCTACGCGCGGTGCTCTACGGACACGGGGCGTACTGA